CAACTCTAGCAAGTGGAAGCGAACTAATTACTGTGGCTATAAGAAGAGTAAATATTACAAACCCAAATGAAGAGAATTTATTAGATTATTTTAAAGGTACAAATGTAAAACTTCTTCCAAATAGTGCTGGGTGTTTTACAGCTGAAGAAGCAATTACAACTTTTAGACTTATGAGAGAAGCTACTGGAATAGATTTGATTAAACTTGAAGTTATAGGTGATGCACAAAAAACTTTGTATCCTGATGTAATAGAGACAATTAAAGCTTGTGAAATTCTAAAAAAAGAGGGTTTTACAATCATGGCATATACAAATGATGACCCAATCATTGCAAAAAGACTAGAAGAAGCGGGAGCTGATGCAATTATGCCTCTAGCTGCACCCATAGGAAGTGGTCTAGGGATTCAAAACAGATATAACATAGCATTTATTAAAGATGCAGTAAAAGTTCCTGTAATCGTTGATGCAGGTGTTGGTTGTGCAAGTGATGCAGCGATTGCAATGGAATTAGGAGCTGAAGCAGTTCTTACAAATACTGCAATTGCAGGAGCAAAAGATCCAATAGCAATGGCAGAAGCTATGAAGTATGCAGTAATTGCTGGAAGAATGGGCTATAAAGCAGGAAGAATCCCTAAAAAACCTTATGCAACAGCTAGTTCACCTATTGATGGATTGATTCAATTTTAAATTGTAACCTCCTAAAAAAGGAGGTTGCTTCTACTTAAATAGATTATAAAAACTCCAATACTCATAGATAAAAAGATATTTTTTGATTTAATCATTACTATTATTACAAATAAACTAGCAATAATGCCTATCATTCCCTCTTTAATAATAGGTGGAATAATAAGAGCAATAAGCAGTGTTGCAGGAATTGATTCTAAAAGAGAATTCACATACTTAAGCTTCTTTAATTTAGTTGATAGTAGAAGTCCTGAGACTCTTAAAAAGTAAGTCCCAATAGCCACAGCAAATATAATTAAAAGCATATTAGAATCACTCATCTTCTACCTTTTTATTCATAATCAAAGAGAATAAAGAACCTAATAATGCTGATATTAAAATATATATACTATTGTCTAATAATTTCTCAAAAATTATTGCAATAAATGCTGTGATAAAAAAGGTAAAAAGGTCATTTTTTGTTTTATACATTGTTGTTAAAATAGCAACAAACATTGCATAAAAAGCAAAATCTAAACCATAGTTTTTTGGTTCTATTATTAGTTGAGCAAAAAAGTATCCAATAGATGTTCCTAAAATCCATGATAAAAAAATACATAAACCTCCACCTAAAAGAAAATAAACAGTAATATTTTTTTCTTTTATATTTTTCATAGTTATTGCCCATGATTCATCAGTAACAAAATGCATGATTAGAAGTTTTTGTTTTATAGAGCTATTTAAAAAGAGTTTATCTAAAGTCGTGCCTATTAAAAAATATCTCATATTTATAAGGATGGCTGTACCTATGATTGTACTTAGACTCAAATTGTTTGAAAGCATATCTACAATTACAAACTGAGAAGAGCCTGCAAATATAAAAATATTCATTAACATTAATTGTAAATAATCTATACTTTTTGTATTACAAATAATTCCCAATACAATGCCATAACTAAATACACTCAAACTAATTGGTAAGTTTGATAAAAATCCATTTTTCATATTATTTTTCATTTTTGAATATTATAAAAAAATAAAAGAGCTGTATAGTACAAGGTTGCTAAAGAAAAAAGTTTTTATACTCTCCTGGAGTTGTTCCAGTTAGCAGTTTAAATTTTTTATTTAAATGACTTTGGTCTGTAAAGCCACATAAATATGCTATTTCACTTATATTAGTATTTTTTCTTAAAAACTGTTTTGCCTTTTCAACTCTTCTAATCATCAAATATGTATGAGGAGAGACGAAGGTATGTTTTTTAAAGAGTCTAAGAAAATGATATTTTGATATATCAAATTCTTTTGAAAAGTCATCTAAAGTAAAGTTTTGGTTGTAATTGTCATTTATAAACTCTTTTGCATATTGTATTAACTTGTAGTTGTTAGGTAATACAATTTCATTTGAAACTTTAGTATTTATTTTTAAAACAGAATTTATTGTATCAATTAGTTCACATTCCCAAGATAACTTTGAAAATAAAGAAGAGTTATAATTCATAAGTGGATATAGTTTTTGATAAATAATTTCATTTGAAAAGTGAAAATTTTTAAATGAGAGTAGATTATTATTAAAGTTTTCTTTTAATATCTCATCCATTATTTGTGTAGAAATATATAAGGAGTGGTGTTTAAAACCCTCTTTTGATAATATTCCGCAAGAGTGTACTTCATCGGGATTTATAGTAATAATAGATGATTTGTCAAATTTATGGTTAAATCCTCTTAAAAATGCACCCATATTACCTCTTTCTATTAGGGTAATAGTATATTCTTCATGGATGTGTTTTTCAAAAGAGAAATTGTTATAATCACCTTCATAAAGAAAGATTTCTTTTTCTTTATTTGGTTTTGTATATTTTACATTATGCACTAAAGTAGATATATTGTTCATGGGTTATATTATATCAATTATGTTGTTTTATGTATTGTATGAAATTGCTAAAATAAAGAATTTCTGAGAATTTCTAGATTTTGTCAAAAAAGACTTGACAAATGTTTAAAAACTTAATATAATTCCGTCCACTTTTCGAAAGATTAGTATTGTTTCGGGGCGTAGCGCAGTCTGGTTAGCGCACCTGGTTTGGGACCAGGGGGCCGGAGGTTCGAATCCTCTCGCCCCGACCATTTTTAGATGGTAGGTATAGCTCAGTTGGTTAGAGCATCGGGTTGTGGTTCCGAGGGTCGTGGGTTCGAGCCCCATTACTTACCCCATTTTTTATTTTTAAGTGCTTCCTTAGCTCAGCTGGATAGAGCAACGCCCTTCTAAGGCGTAGGCCAATGGTTCGAATCCATTAGGGAGTACCACTTTTAGATTTTTGTTAATTTAACATCAATCTTTTTTTGTCTTATTTAGACGCTTATGTGCGCGGATGTGGTGAAATTGGTATACACGCCAGACTTAGGATCTGGTGCCGCAAGGTGTGAAGGTTCAAGTCCTTTCATCCGCACCATCTACTTTAAAATAAATTCAATATTTATAAGCTCTTTAATTTTTAAACTTCCTTTGGGACTTTAATCTTATTTTACTTTATATAATATTTACTTAGCGCGGAATAGAGCAGTCCGGTAGCTCGTCGGGCTCATAACCCGAAGGTCGTAGGTTCAAATCCTGCTTCCGCAACCAACCCAATAATACAAAGATTTAATATCCTAATTTAGATTTTTAGAATTAAATAAATAATGAAAGGAAACATATGTCAATAACAAACATAAAATTAACTCAAAAAGTTGAAGTTTTTATTAGATTAATACAAAATAATGAAAACATAAAAGATGCTTGTAGCAAAGCTGGAATAAAAATATCTACTGCTTCAAAATTAAACTCTTCAAAGTAAAAGAATACTAATTTAAATGTAAATTAATTATGTACATTGGTTCAATGATAAAAGTCATTAAACTAATAGTATTTAATTACTTTGTAAAAATATGAATCTCTGCTTATAAAACTTTTTCATCAAGAAATGAATTCTTAAGAATTATAATAATAAGTTAATCTACCTTTTTTAAGTCAAGTATTTTTAGATACCTTTAATAAATATAAAGAGTTTACAAATAAAGATAATATTATAATAAAACCACCTGTAAAAGTGCCATCTGAAGGAACTTCTCTTAAAATCAACCAAACAAAAAATGGTGCAGCCACAGCTTCTAAAGTCATCAATAAACTAACTTCACTAGCGGGTAACTGTTTTGTTCCAAGAGAGATAAGAACTCTTGATATAGGAACTACTAAAAGGCCAGCTAATAATAAAATCATTAAGGTACTCATATCAATCAGCAGATTACTAGCAAGAAAAAAAGATATAGTTGCAATGATGAGACCTCCAAATGCAATAATTGCAAATCTATTGGCTTCATTGTATTTTGAAAGTACTACAAAATATAAAGAGAATAAATTTGCACTAACAAGTGCATAAATATTCCCCCTCATGTCACCACTGCCTAATTGCGAAAAGAAAATAACCGTTAGTCCAAC
This portion of the Arcobacter nitrofigilis DSM 7299 genome encodes:
- a CDS encoding DMT family transporter, with protein sequence MHLRAILITIFGVLLMSIETLFMKITSIDALTFAFYIGIFMFLSLNIILLTTLKKKTIFIYKVNIQPILICGALSGISIVFFINAIKTTTVANTVFILASAPLFSAFYSYLLYKEKSKKNIYIVSFFIFVGLTVIFFSQLGSGDMRGNIYALVSANLFSLYFVVLSKYNEANRFAIIAFGGLIIATISFFLASNLLIDMSTLMILLLAGLLVVPISRVLISLGTKQLPASEVSLLMTLEAVAAPFFVWLILREVPSDGTFTGGFIIILSLFVNSLYLLKVSKNT
- a CDS encoding AzlD domain-containing protein, which gives rise to MSDSNMLLIIFAVAIGTYFLRVSGLLLSTKLKKLKYVNSLLESIPATLLIALIIPPIIKEGMIGIIASLFVIIVMIKSKNIFLSMSIGVFIIYLSRSNLLF
- a CDS encoding thiazole synthase, which produces MSDILKIGNYEFNSRLIVGSGKYKDFQTTKDATLASGSELITVAIRRVNITNPNEENLLDYFKGTNVKLLPNSAGCFTAEEAITTFRLMREATGIDLIKLEVIGDAQKTLYPDVIETIKACEILKKEGFTIMAYTNDDPIIAKRLEEAGADAIMPLAAPIGSGLGIQNRYNIAFIKDAVKVPVIVDAGVGCASDAAIAMELGAEAVLTNTAIAGAKDPIAMAEAMKYAVIAGRMGYKAGRIPKKPYATASSPIDGLIQF
- a CDS encoding AraC family transcriptional regulator, producing the protein MNNISTLVHNVKYTKPNKEKEIFLYEGDYNNFSFEKHIHEEYTITLIERGNMGAFLRGFNHKFDKSSIITINPDEVHSCGILSKEGFKHHSLYISTQIMDEILKENFNNNLLSFKNFHFSNEIIYQKLYPLMNYNSSLFSKLSWECELIDTINSVLKINTKVSNEIVLPNNYKLIQYAKEFINDNYNQNFTLDDFSKEFDISKYHFLRLFKKHTFVSPHTYLMIRRVEKAKQFLRKNTNISEIAYLCGFTDQSHLNKKFKLLTGTTPGEYKNFFL
- a CDS encoding AzlC family ABC transporter permease, with product MKNGFLSNLPISLSVFSYGIVLGIICNTKSIDYLQLMLMNIFIFAGSSQFVIVDMLSNNLSLSTIIGTAILINMRYFLIGTTLDKLFLNSSIKQKLLIMHFVTDESWAITMKNIKEKNITVYFLLGGGLCIFLSWILGTSIGYFFAQLIIEPKNYGLDFAFYAMFVAILTTMYKTKNDLFTFFITAFIAIIFEKLLDNSIYILISALLGSLFSLIMNKKVEDE